In bacterium, a genomic segment contains:
- a CDS encoding LemA family protein — protein sequence MSKAVLILLAVVAVIVFMLISIYNKLVALRNLFKNSFAQIDVQLKRRYDLIPNLVETAKGYLKHERGTLEAVITARNQAYSASQKAAANPADAAAMQGLMQAEGQMAGVLGRLMAISEAYPDLKANQTMQQLMEELTSTENKISFARQAYNDAVMMYNNARETFPNVLIANSFGFTAAQLFEIQVPAEREATKVQF from the coding sequence ATGAGCAAAGCCGTATTAATTCTTCTGGCCGTTGTGGCCGTCATCGTCTTCATGTTGATCAGCATTTACAACAAGCTGGTGGCGCTCCGGAATCTTTTCAAAAATTCGTTTGCGCAAATTGACGTGCAATTGAAGCGGCGCTACGACCTGATCCCCAACCTCGTGGAAACCGCCAAGGGGTATCTCAAGCACGAACGCGGAACCCTGGAAGCCGTCATCACCGCCCGTAATCAGGCTTATTCCGCCAGCCAGAAAGCGGCGGCCAATCCGGCCGATGCCGCCGCCATGCAGGGGTTGATGCAGGCCGAAGGCCAGATGGCGGGTGTGCTGGGTCGTTTGATGGCCATTTCCGAAGCCTATCCCGATCTGAAGGCCAATCAGACCATGCAGCAGTTGATGGAGGAATTGACCTCCACCGAAAACAAAATCTCCTTTGCGCGTCAGGCCTATAATGATGCCGTCATGATGTATAACAATGCGCGCGAAACCTTCCCCAATGTCCTGATCGCCAACTCCTTCGGCTTCACCGCCGCCCAGTTGTTTGAGATCCAGGTCCCCGCAGAACGCGAAGCGACGAAGGTGCAGTTCTAG
- the gatA gene encoding Asp-tRNA(Asn)/Glu-tRNA(Gln) amidotransferase subunit GatA translates to MLNTLTIHEVLERLERGECRSEEVVHSVLEAIRRTDGRIHGYLTLDEADALEQARAADAARARGAKGRLLGVPIAVKDVLNVKGQPCTCGSKILKGYVSPYDATAIARLRAEGAVFVGRTNMDEFAMGSSTENSAYGITRNPWNLECVPGGSSGGSAAVVAANECVAALGSDTGGSVRQPASFCGCVGLKPTYGRISRYGLTAYASSLDQIGPITKDVRDAALLLQIMAGLDEADSTTLPAAVPDYQAALTKDLKGVTVGLPKEYFVGGLDAEVERCVQEAIEVCRTLGAKVVEVSLPNTRVAVDTYYIIAPAEASANLSRFDGVRYGYRAQGATDPLDLYKKTRAEGFGPEVKRRIILGTYVLSSGYYDAFYLRAQKVRTLIRRDFEAAFKQCSVILSPVAPTPAYRIGQNTSDPLQMYLGDIFTVPVNLAGICGLSVPCGMAAGQLPVGLQVMGPALGEEAILRTGYAFEQATDWRTRRSAVAMENAGTQGRL, encoded by the coding sequence ATGCTGAACACCCTTACGATTCATGAAGTTCTCGAGCGCCTGGAGCGCGGCGAATGCCGGTCGGAGGAGGTCGTGCACTCCGTGCTGGAGGCCATCCGCCGGACCGATGGCCGGATCCATGGCTACCTGACGCTGGATGAGGCGGATGCCCTGGAACAGGCCCGTGCGGCGGATGCCGCCCGTGCCCGGGGCGCGAAAGGACGCCTGTTGGGGGTCCCGATCGCCGTTAAAGATGTCCTGAACGTCAAAGGCCAGCCCTGCACCTGTGGCTCGAAAATCCTGAAGGGATACGTGTCGCCCTATGATGCCACCGCCATTGCCCGGCTCCGGGCGGAGGGCGCGGTGTTTGTCGGGCGCACCAATATGGACGAGTTCGCGATGGGCTCCTCCACGGAAAACTCAGCCTATGGCATTACCCGTAACCCGTGGAACCTGGAGTGTGTCCCCGGCGGCTCGAGCGGCGGCTCCGCCGCGGTGGTGGCGGCCAATGAGTGTGTGGCGGCCCTGGGCTCCGATACGGGCGGCTCGGTGCGTCAGCCCGCCTCCTTTTGCGGGTGCGTCGGGCTGAAGCCGACCTATGGCCGGATCTCCCGTTACGGACTGACGGCGTATGCCTCGTCCCTCGACCAGATCGGGCCGATCACCAAGGATGTCCGCGATGCCGCTCTGCTGTTGCAGATCATGGCGGGGCTGGACGAAGCCGATTCCACGACCCTGCCGGCGGCGGTTCCTGACTATCAGGCCGCCCTGACCAAGGATTTGAAAGGGGTAACGGTCGGACTGCCTAAGGAATATTTTGTGGGAGGGCTTGATGCGGAGGTGGAACGCTGTGTTCAGGAGGCCATTGAGGTGTGCCGCACCCTGGGGGCCAAGGTGGTGGAAGTCTCCCTGCCGAATACCCGTGTCGCTGTGGATACCTACTACATCATTGCGCCGGCGGAAGCGTCCGCCAATCTCTCCCGCTTTGATGGCGTGCGCTACGGCTATCGGGCGCAAGGGGCGACCGATCCCCTGGATCTCTATAAGAAAACGCGGGCGGAAGGGTTCGGTCCGGAAGTGAAACGCCGGATTATTCTGGGGACCTATGTATTGAGCAGCGGTTACTATGATGCCTTTTATCTGCGCGCCCAGAAGGTGCGCACGCTGATCCGCCGCGATTTCGAGGCGGCGTTCAAACAGTGCTCCGTCATTCTCTCGCCGGTGGCGCCCACTCCGGCCTATCGGATTGGCCAGAACACCTCGGACCCCCTACAGATGTATCTCGGGGATATCTTCACGGTGCCCGTCAATCTGGCGGGGATTTGCGGCTTGTCGGTTCCCTGCGGCATGGCAGCCGGGCAGCTGCCCGTGGGCCTTCAGGTGATGGGCCCGGCGCTGGGCGAGGAGGCCATTCTGCGGACGGGGTATGCCTTTGAACAGGCTACCGATTGGCGGACCCGGCGCTCGGCCGTGGCCATGGAGAACGCAGGAACACAGGGGCGATTATGA
- a CDS encoding heavy metal translocating P-type ATPase, translated as MTTDPICGMTVDEATALSGEKDGKVWYFCHDSCRRKFLGLPPAPPSGKPPATAYFCPMCEGIESEVPATCPKCGMALESSGLAASEDTAEFDDMMRRLKWGLCFGLPLLFLSMGPMLVPSLHSLLAPDLSRWGELLLALPVVLWCGRPFFQRAWLSLRTRNLNMFTLIGLGTGAAFSFSLLAMLGPGFFPDSFRHHGVIPVYFEAASTIILLVLLGQVMELGARRKTGTAIRELLKLAPTSAWRVQDGTEQEIPLSDVHPGDLLRVRPGGKIPVDGEITEGQGAIDASLLTGESDILEAGPGTPVAAGTLNRAGAFLMRTQKVGADTLFARIVQRVAEAQRSRAPIQQLADRVAAMFVPLVGVAAIGTFVIWAWVGPEPRLVFALISAVSVLIIACPCAMGLATPMAVMVGIGRGARAGILIRDAAVLEQLHSVDTIVVDKTGTLTEGRPVVVNFSPADPRLIQLVASVEHLSEHPIGQAIVRYAHIDLLPVEHFQSIAGGGVSGIVAGQHVVIEKAMPGERDSLDEAQHHTRVVIKLNGAVAGQISLTDQIRATTPAAIQALHRMGLQVIMLTGDSQQAADSVARELGIDQVHAGITPAGKYDFIKTLKATGRTVAMAGDGINDTPALALADVGIAMGTGTDVAMETAGVVLVKGDLQGIVRAIRLSRAVMTNIRQNLFWAFAYNLMGVPIAAGILYPWTGMLLNPMVAAVAMSFSSVTVIANALRLRGCRL; from the coding sequence ATGACCACCGATCCGATTTGCGGGATGACGGTTGATGAAGCCACCGCCCTTTCCGGCGAAAAGGACGGCAAGGTCTGGTATTTCTGTCATGATTCCTGTCGCCGGAAATTCCTCGGCCTTCCGCCGGCCCCTCCCTCCGGCAAGCCCCCTGCGACCGCCTACTTCTGTCCGATGTGCGAAGGGATTGAAAGCGAGGTCCCGGCCACCTGCCCGAAATGCGGCATGGCCCTGGAAAGCAGCGGGCTCGCCGCCTCGGAGGATACCGCTGAATTCGATGACATGATGCGACGGCTTAAATGGGGCCTCTGCTTCGGCCTCCCGTTGCTGTTCCTCTCCATGGGCCCGATGCTCGTTCCCTCGCTGCACTCGCTGCTTGCGCCGGACCTGTCCCGCTGGGGGGAACTCCTGCTGGCGCTGCCGGTCGTCCTCTGGTGCGGCCGCCCCTTCTTTCAACGGGCCTGGCTGTCACTGCGCACCCGGAACCTCAACATGTTCACCCTCATCGGCCTGGGGACCGGCGCGGCGTTTTCGTTCAGCCTGCTGGCGATGCTCGGCCCGGGTTTTTTCCCGGACTCGTTCCGGCACCATGGGGTCATCCCGGTCTATTTTGAAGCCGCCTCCACCATTATCCTCCTCGTCTTATTGGGACAGGTCATGGAACTGGGCGCCCGCCGGAAAACTGGCACAGCCATCCGGGAACTGCTGAAGCTCGCCCCCACCTCCGCCTGGCGGGTCCAGGATGGAACTGAACAGGAAATCCCCCTGAGCGACGTGCACCCGGGCGATCTCCTGCGCGTCCGCCCCGGCGGCAAGATCCCGGTGGACGGTGAAATCACGGAAGGCCAGGGTGCCATTGACGCCTCCCTGTTGACTGGCGAATCCGATATCCTGGAGGCCGGACCCGGCACGCCCGTGGCCGCCGGCACCCTCAATCGGGCCGGTGCCTTTCTGATGCGCACGCAGAAGGTCGGAGCGGACACCCTGTTCGCCCGGATCGTTCAGCGCGTGGCGGAGGCTCAACGCAGCCGGGCCCCCATCCAGCAGCTCGCCGATCGCGTCGCCGCCATGTTCGTGCCCCTCGTAGGCGTGGCGGCCATCGGCACATTCGTGATCTGGGCCTGGGTTGGCCCGGAACCGCGTCTCGTCTTTGCCCTGATCAGCGCCGTCTCCGTACTGATCATCGCCTGTCCCTGCGCCATGGGGCTGGCCACCCCCATGGCCGTTATGGTCGGCATCGGCCGCGGCGCCCGCGCCGGAATCCTGATCCGCGATGCCGCGGTTCTCGAACAGTTGCATTCGGTCGATACCATCGTGGTGGATAAAACAGGCACCTTGACCGAAGGTAGACCCGTCGTGGTGAACTTCTCACCGGCGGATCCCCGGCTGATTCAACTGGTCGCGTCCGTGGAACACCTCAGCGAGCATCCCATTGGCCAGGCGATTGTGCGTTACGCCCACATTGACCTCCTGCCCGTAGAACACTTTCAATCCATCGCCGGCGGCGGAGTGTCGGGGATCGTCGCAGGCCAACACGTGGTCATTGAAAAAGCAATGCCCGGGGAACGGGATTCTCTTGATGAAGCTCAGCACCATACTCGCGTGGTCATTAAACTCAACGGAGCGGTCGCCGGACAGATTTCCCTGACCGATCAGATCCGGGCAACCACGCCCGCCGCCATCCAAGCCCTCCATCGCATGGGACTGCAGGTCATCATGCTCACTGGGGATAGTCAGCAGGCCGCCGACAGCGTAGCCCGCGAGTTGGGGATTGATCAGGTGCATGCCGGGATAACCCCCGCCGGGAAATACGACTTCATTAAAACGCTGAAAGCCACGGGACGCACAGTGGCCATGGCTGGTGATGGCATCAACGATACCCCCGCCCTGGCCCTGGCCGACGTGGGCATCGCCATGGGAACGGGTACGGATGTCGCCATGGAAACCGCCGGAGTGGTTCTGGTCAAGGGGGATCTTCAGGGAATCGTGCGGGCCATTCGGCTCAGCCGGGCGGTGATGACGAATATCCGCCAGAACCTTTTCTGGGCCTTTGCCTATAACCTCATGGGCGTCCCCATTGCCGCAGGCATCCTCTACCCCTGGACCGGAATGCTCCTGAATCCCATGGTTGCAGCCGTCGCCATGAGCTTCAGCTCCGTTACGGTTATCGCCAATGCCCTGCGCCTCCGGGGCTGCCGTTTATAA
- the gspE gene encoding type II secretion system ATPase GspE, with protein sequence MTSNDEYVLEVLKEEGLITDEQVETARRQMPMHSTVVDTFISTKVLSFEEILSVLSSRFGMEMISLVNLHIPPEAIAAVPVEIARKYKVMPVSKHDKVLTVAIGDPLEVDTLDSLRYLLKCDIEGVVALPAEITVALDRFYATEASMETMIDQLTEGTVAMVSSGRADLREDVDVSESDVPIIKLVSLIIYEAHRNRASDIHLEPLEKRFRVRYRIDGVMQEVDSPPKRLQAAIISRVKIMANMKIAEKRVPQDGRIQVNVKGRELDLRVSTVPTGHGESIVMRILDKQNLALGLPKLGFLADDQETFTRLIGLPDGIILVTGPTGSGKTTTLYACLNFVNKPDRKIITVEDPVEYQMSGINQVHVREDIGLTFASALRSILRQAPNIVMIGEIRDNETARIATEAALTGHLVFSTLHTNDAPSAITRLQDIGVKPFLVASSVRAIIAQRLVRTVCEHCREEHKPTANELLLLGAAAEQFAGVQLYRGRGCNKCALTGYSGRAGIFEILIINDEIQRMIFGKISSIEIRQKARELGMRTLREDGLRKVVIGTTTLDEVLRATMGDAL encoded by the coding sequence TTGACCTCAAACGACGAATATGTTCTGGAGGTTCTTAAGGAAGAGGGCCTGATCACTGACGAGCAGGTTGAGACGGCTCGCCGGCAGATGCCGATGCATAGCACCGTGGTGGATACCTTCATCAGCACCAAGGTCCTCTCTTTTGAAGAAATTCTATCCGTTCTTTCCAGCCGGTTCGGCATGGAAATGATCAGCCTGGTGAACCTGCACATTCCCCCCGAGGCCATTGCCGCCGTGCCGGTCGAGATTGCGCGCAAATACAAGGTCATGCCGGTGTCCAAGCATGACAAGGTGCTGACGGTGGCCATCGGGGATCCGTTGGAAGTCGACACCCTGGACAGCCTGCGCTATCTGCTGAAATGCGACATCGAGGGCGTGGTGGCCCTGCCGGCCGAAATCACGGTGGCGCTGGACCGTTTCTATGCGACCGAAGCCTCGATGGAGACCATGATTGACCAGCTCACCGAGGGCACGGTGGCCATGGTGAGTTCCGGCCGCGCGGATCTGCGCGAAGATGTCGATGTGTCCGAGTCCGATGTGCCCATCATCAAGCTGGTGAGTCTGATCATCTACGAAGCCCACCGGAACCGCGCGTCTGATATCCATCTTGAACCCCTGGAGAAACGCTTCCGGGTCCGGTACCGGATTGACGGGGTGATGCAGGAGGTGGACAGTCCGCCCAAGCGTCTGCAGGCGGCGATCATCAGCCGTGTCAAGATCATGGCGAACATGAAGATTGCTGAAAAGCGGGTTCCGCAGGACGGCCGTATCCAGGTGAACGTTAAGGGCCGTGAACTGGATTTGCGTGTCTCCACCGTTCCCACCGGGCATGGGGAGAGTATCGTCATGCGTATTCTCGACAAGCAGAACCTGGCGCTCGGACTGCCCAAACTCGGATTCCTGGCGGACGACCAGGAGACCTTTACCCGCCTGATCGGGTTGCCGGATGGCATCATCCTGGTCACGGGGCCGACCGGCTCAGGCAAAACCACCACGCTGTATGCGTGTTTGAATTTCGTCAACAAGCCCGACCGCAAAATCATCACCGTAGAGGACCCGGTTGAATATCAGATGTCGGGTATCAACCAGGTGCATGTGAGGGAGGATATCGGGCTGACGTTCGCCTCCGCCCTCCGCTCGATTTTGCGTCAGGCCCCGAATATCGTGATGATCGGTGAAATCCGGGATAACGAAACCGCCCGGATTGCGACCGAAGCGGCGCTGACCGGACATCTGGTGTTCAGTACGCTACATACCAACGATGCCCCGAGCGCCATTACGCGACTGCAGGACATCGGCGTGAAGCCGTTCCTGGTGGCCTCCTCCGTGCGCGCCATTATCGCCCAGCGGCTGGTCCGGACGGTCTGCGAGCATTGTCGCGAGGAGCATAAACCCACGGCGAACGAATTGCTGCTGCTTGGCGCCGCCGCCGAGCAGTTTGCCGGGGTCCAGCTGTATCGCGGGCGTGGCTGTAACAAGTGCGCGCTGACCGGCTATTCAGGCCGGGCGGGGATTTTCGAGATTCTCATCATCAATGATGAAATCCAGCGCATGATTTTCGGCAAAATTTCCTCGATCGAGATCCGGCAGAAAGCGCGCGAACTGGGAATGCGGACCTTGCGTGAGGACGGGTTGCGGAAAGTGGTGATCGGAACCACGACCTTGGACGAAGTGTTGCGAGCCACCATGGGAGATGCCCTCTAA
- a CDS encoding flavodoxin family protein, giving the protein MKVVAFNGSPRPDGNTALLIKQAFTVLQQEGIETELIQVGGHLLHGCVACYQCGINKNGRCVQEDPVNEWIESMREADGIILASPTYFADVTSELKALIDRAGFVARANGGLLKRKVGAAVVAARRAGGIHVFDTINHFFLIQEMVVPGSCYWNMGFGRDKGEVSHDEEGLKTMTILGENMAWLLKKTR; this is encoded by the coding sequence ATGAAAGTCGTTGCATTTAATGGAAGTCCGCGTCCGGACGGAAACACCGCGCTCCTGATCAAGCAGGCCTTTACAGTCCTCCAACAGGAAGGGATCGAGACCGAACTCATTCAGGTGGGGGGCCATCTCCTTCATGGCTGCGTGGCCTGTTACCAATGCGGGATTAATAAAAATGGACGCTGTGTGCAGGAGGATCCGGTCAATGAATGGATTGAATCCATGCGGGAGGCCGACGGCATTATCCTCGCCTCGCCGACCTATTTCGCGGATGTCACCTCGGAGCTCAAGGCCCTGATTGACCGGGCCGGCTTTGTGGCGCGGGCCAACGGAGGGCTCCTGAAGCGCAAGGTGGGCGCAGCCGTGGTAGCGGCCCGCCGGGCGGGCGGTATCCATGTATTCGACACCATCAACCATTTTTTCCTCATCCAGGAAATGGTCGTGCCCGGCTCCTGCTACTGGAATATGGGATTTGGCCGCGACAAAGGCGAAGTCTCCCACGACGAGGAAGGGCTCAAAACCATGACGATTCTCGGCGAGAACATGGCCTGGCTCTTGAAGAAAACGCGCTGA
- a CDS encoding type II toxin-antitoxin system RelE/ParE family toxin has translation MAEVKWTEQASDDLQAITEFIAHDSPEYACLFATDILDVVGRISIFPKIGRVVPEVTNPDIREVILGNYRIVYRLRGYCVEILTVYHSSRLFDPSKLN, from the coding sequence ATGGCTGAGGTGAAGTGGACTGAGCAGGCTTCAGATGATCTGCAAGCCATCACTGAGTTCATTGCCCATGACTCGCCGGAGTACGCCTGCCTCTTCGCCACCGATATATTGGATGTTGTTGGTCGGATTTCGATTTTTCCGAAGATCGGAAGAGTAGTGCCCGAAGTGACCAATCCAGACATTCGTGAAGTCATTCTCGGCAATTACCGAATTGTCTATAGGTTGCGCGGGTATTGCGTAGAAATTCTTACGGTATATCACAGCTCCAGATTGTTTGATCCGTCAAAACTGAATTAA
- a CDS encoding DUF4886 domain-containing protein encodes MNIAPDRLRVLTIGNSFTDSLRTYWQPIVESAGCWLQFEGANHGGCELHRHWGYVEDEERDPNCRMYHDRRSKLREILAQKPWDIVTIQQASHASWRPETYQPFAGNLCAYVRKFAPQAEIVIQQTWAYRADDPRLPEGGEWGIGQDGMYERLTQAYRKLSRELGDLRIIPSGYAVQLTRIHQGYNFVPYDPAVLKTLRWPDLPSQAGDVVGAMGYHKNRETTELEIWRDTIHLNLRGQYLQACVWFAFLYGRNTSQITYVPDAIGSHDAAFLRAMAQKAVDEFGGKHPVIGK; translated from the coding sequence ATGAATATCGCCCCTGACCGGTTGAGAGTGTTGACGATCGGAAACAGTTTCACGGACAGTTTGCGCACCTACTGGCAGCCTATTGTCGAGTCAGCCGGATGCTGGCTCCAGTTCGAGGGCGCCAACCATGGTGGCTGCGAACTCCACCGCCACTGGGGCTACGTCGAGGACGAGGAGCGGGATCCCAACTGCCGGATGTACCATGACCGCCGGTCCAAACTCCGTGAGATTCTTGCGCAGAAACCGTGGGACATCGTCACCATCCAGCAGGCGAGTCACGCCAGCTGGCGGCCGGAAACCTATCAGCCGTTTGCCGGCAATCTCTGCGCTTATGTCAGGAAGTTCGCTCCGCAGGCAGAGATCGTAATCCAGCAGACCTGGGCCTACCGTGCCGACGATCCGCGCCTGCCCGAAGGGGGAGAGTGGGGGATCGGCCAGGACGGCATGTATGAGCGCCTGACCCAGGCGTACCGCAAACTCTCCCGCGAACTCGGTGATCTCCGAATTATCCCCTCCGGCTATGCAGTCCAATTGACCCGGATTCATCAGGGGTACAACTTTGTCCCGTATGACCCGGCGGTACTTAAGACCCTTCGCTGGCCAGATCTGCCGAGTCAGGCGGGCGACGTCGTTGGAGCCATGGGCTATCACAAGAACCGCGAGACCACCGAACTGGAGATCTGGCGCGATACGATCCATTTGAATCTGCGCGGCCAGTATCTGCAGGCATGTGTTTGGTTTGCATTCCTTTACGGGCGGAATACTTCGCAAATCACTTACGTTCCCGATGCCATCGGAAGCCATGACGCGGCCTTCCTGCGCGCTATGGCACAAAAAGCGGTTGATGAATTCGGAGGAAAACACCCAGTGATAGGGAAATAG
- the gatC gene encoding Asp-tRNA(Asn)/Glu-tRNA(Gln) amidotransferase subunit GatC, giving the protein MTDDKAQSAKKMDVRYVANLARLNLTDGEVVEFQSQLDHIVEHFNQLRALNVDAVEPMAHATPIQNVFREDVVRPGLDRDVILNNAPEQSAGLVMVPTIVE; this is encoded by the coding sequence ATGACTGACGATAAAGCACAATCAGCGAAGAAGATGGATGTCCGTTATGTCGCCAATCTGGCGCGCCTGAACCTGACGGATGGGGAAGTGGTGGAGTTTCAATCCCAGCTGGATCATATCGTCGAGCATTTCAACCAGCTGCGCGCGTTGAACGTGGATGCGGTCGAGCCCATGGCGCATGCGACGCCCATTCAGAATGTCTTCCGGGAGGATGTTGTGCGGCCGGGGCTGGACCGGGATGTGATTTTGAACAACGCGCCTGAGCAATCCGCCGGACTGGTCATGGTCCCAACCATTGTGGAGTGA
- the gatB gene encoding Asp-tRNA(Asn)/Glu-tRNA(Gln) amidotransferase subunit GatB, whose amino-acid sequence MTTYRVTIGLEVHVQLKTKSKMFCACSTDFGAAPNTHVCPVCMGYPGSLPVMNREAIRWTVISGLMLGCRINPFSKFDRKNYFYPDMPKNYQITQCDQPLCLGGGVDIVVGGQAKRIGITRIHQEEDVAKNMHYATWSGIDYNRAGVPLMEIVSEPDMESPDEALAYLQTLRQILVYAEVSDCNMEEGNMRCDVNVSVRPEGQAAFGTKVEIKNMNSFKGIYNALHYEIERQQEEVRGGGLIRQETRRWDVDKGQTFSMRTKEDAHDYRYFPEPDLMPIALPDSLVAGWAAALPLLPAQRREKFVSEFGLPDYDAQVLAADKAVGDYFETAARVSRNPKAVSNWVMTDVLRTLTEKGISIDAFAIPPAALAELVDLTDAKVINSNTAREVFAIMLEHGGLAGQIVAARGLAQVSDAGAIEAVVDQTIADNPKSVEDFRNGKAAAMKFLVGQVMKLSRGKANPQMAASLLEKKLSN is encoded by the coding sequence ATGACAACTTACCGGGTAACCATCGGGCTGGAGGTCCATGTCCAGCTGAAGACGAAATCAAAAATGTTCTGCGCCTGCAGCACCGACTTCGGGGCCGCGCCCAACACGCACGTCTGCCCCGTGTGCATGGGCTATCCCGGGAGCCTGCCGGTCATGAATCGCGAGGCCATCCGCTGGACGGTGATCTCCGGGTTGATGCTGGGGTGCCGCATCAATCCTTTCAGCAAGTTCGACCGGAAGAACTATTTCTATCCCGACATGCCCAAGAATTACCAGATCACCCAGTGCGACCAACCGCTCTGCCTCGGCGGCGGGGTGGACATTGTGGTGGGTGGCCAGGCCAAACGGATCGGCATCACGCGCATACACCAGGAGGAAGATGTCGCGAAGAACATGCATTATGCCACCTGGAGCGGAATTGATTACAACCGGGCCGGGGTCCCCCTCATGGAAATCGTCTCGGAACCCGATATGGAAAGTCCGGATGAGGCCCTCGCGTATCTCCAGACGTTGCGGCAGATCCTGGTGTATGCCGAGGTCAGCGATTGCAATATGGAAGAGGGCAATATGCGGTGCGACGTGAATGTCAGCGTCCGGCCCGAAGGACAGGCGGCCTTCGGCACCAAGGTGGAAATCAAGAATATGAATTCCTTCAAGGGGATTTATAACGCCCTCCATTATGAAATTGAACGGCAACAGGAGGAGGTCCGCGGCGGCGGGCTCATCCGCCAGGAAACCCGGCGCTGGGATGTGGACAAGGGGCAGACGTTTTCGATGCGTACCAAGGAGGATGCCCATGACTACCGCTATTTCCCGGAACCCGACCTGATGCCGATCGCCCTGCCTGACTCGCTGGTGGCCGGCTGGGCCGCCGCGCTCCCCTTGTTGCCCGCCCAGCGCCGCGAAAAGTTCGTCAGCGAATTCGGGCTGCCCGACTATGACGCCCAGGTGCTGGCGGCGGACAAGGCCGTGGGGGATTACTTTGAAACGGCCGCGCGGGTCTCGCGCAACCCCAAGGCGGTGTCGAACTGGGTGATGACGGATGTGCTCCGGACGCTCACTGAAAAGGGGATTTCCATTGACGCCTTCGCCATCCCGCCGGCGGCGCTGGCGGAGCTGGTTGACCTGACGGATGCCAAGGTGATCAATTCCAATACCGCCCGGGAGGTGTTTGCCATCATGCTGGAGCACGGCGGGCTGGCGGGACAGATTGTCGCCGCCCGGGGTCTGGCCCAGGTCAGTGATGCCGGGGCGATTGAGGCCGTGGTGGATCAGACGATTGCGGACAATCCCAAATCCGTCGAAGATTTCCGGAACGGCAAGGCGGCCGCGATGAAATTCCTGGTGGGGCAGGTCATGAAGCTGAGCAGGGGGAAAGCCAACCCCCAGATGGCCGCGAGTCTGCTGGAAAAGAAGTTGTCCAATTGA
- the pdxA gene encoding 4-hydroxythreonine-4-phosphate dehydrogenase PdxA, translating to MNAKPVIALTMGDPAGVGPELCLRMLADPAVLACSTPVIFGDVRLLRRVASATGLPLPGSAALRDLPCDGLDAVIPGTLSSACGAAAFRFIETAIQEAMAGQVQAIVTAPINKQALHLAGVPYPGHTEMLTRLTGASRSCMMLSSEAITTSLVTTHTSLASVPGKLSISAILDTIQLTAETMRRLRRHEPRLLVCALNPHAGEHGLFGDEEARFIEPAVAQALLQGLSIEGPIPPDTAFLPDRLARTTAHICMYHDQGLIPFKMLAFETGVNITLGLPITRTSPDHGTAFDIAWTGKANPASMRQAVLYAVKLAS from the coding sequence ATGAATGCCAAACCAGTCATTGCGTTGACGATGGGCGACCCTGCCGGCGTAGGCCCCGAACTCTGCCTGCGCATGCTCGCTGACCCCGCAGTGCTGGCATGTTCCACCCCGGTCATTTTCGGCGATGTCAGGTTGCTGCGCCGGGTGGCCTCCGCCACGGGGCTTCCGCTCCCCGGTAGCGCAGCCCTTCGCGACCTTCCCTGCGACGGCTTGGATGCCGTCATCCCCGGCACCCTTTCTTCCGCGTGTGGCGCGGCGGCATTCCGCTTTATTGAGACGGCCATTCAAGAAGCCATGGCCGGCCAAGTCCAGGCCATCGTCACCGCCCCGATCAATAAGCAAGCCCTTCATCTGGCCGGTGTCCCCTACCCCGGCCACACGGAAATGCTGACCCGCCTGACCGGTGCCAGCCGCAGTTGTATGATGCTCAGCTCCGAAGCCATCACCACCAGTCTGGTGACCACCCACACCTCCCTGGCCTCGGTCCCGGGCAAGTTGAGTATTTCCGCCATTCTTGACACCATTCAGCTTACGGCTGAAACCATGCGGCGGTTACGCCGACATGAACCCCGCCTGCTCGTCTGCGCCCTCAACCCCCACGCCGGCGAACACGGCCTCTTCGGGGATGAAGAGGCGCGTTTCATCGAGCCCGCGGTTGCTCAAGCCCTGCTACAAGGCTTGAGCATTGAAGGACCGATCCCACCGGACACCGCGTTTTTACCCGACCGGCTCGCCCGCACGACGGCGCATATCTGCATGTATCATGACCAGGGGCTGATTCCCTTCAAGATGCTGGCCTTTGAGACCGGCGTCAATATCACCCTCGGCCTGCCGATTACCCGCACCTCACCCGACCATGGCACCGCCTTTGATATCGCCTGGACAGGCAAAGCCAATCCGGCCAGTATGCGCCAAGCCGTTTTGTATGCAGTTAAATTAGCCAGTTAA